The following is a genomic window from Aeromonas sp. FDAARGOS 1405.
GTGACATCTGCCGTTCTGGCCTCCGTGCTGACAGGAAACTACTCGTGCTCTCCACCTTGTCGACTACTGATCCGCCCCCCATCGCACAGGGGCACAGGGTTAGGGGATCAGGGGCCATTATGGGGCGGTCACAGGACGAGCAGATGTAACGGAGTGTAAAAGCACGGGTCAGCACTCATATTTACTCCCTCTCGTCAGACGAGACGATTTAAAAGTGCAGTCCGGCAGGAGTCGAACAAGAGCCGCAGATAGTCAACCAGTCGCCCACCACGATAGGGAAGAGAATCACCCATATCAGGAGGCATACGACGAGCCGGCCGGGTTTCACACGGCATCGGCCCCATCCATCTGTTGAGCTGCATGGATCAGATGTGCCCGTGCATTATTCAGAAGCGGGCGGCAGAGTTGGAAAAACTGGCGGGGTTGTGTGGATTAGCGACACGCAGCTCACTGTGACATGGAGCCAAGCCACGGGAGTAGGTGTGAAAAAGCAGATAAAAACAATGCCAGTCAGGCTTCACTGACTGGCATTAGCCTCATACCGAGGTTTTCTATCACTGGGTAATCGCCATCTCCATTCAGGAGGGCTGTTCGCCTTTGCTCTGGGCTCCCGGCGGCAAGGGCTTGCGTGCCATCAGCTCCAGTTCGAGCAGAGCATAGCGGTGCTCGATGAAGTCATAGACGTTGTTGGAGAGCGCCAACTTGAAGTAGCTGATGGCTTCCTTGCGGTTGCCTTTGCCCAACTCGAACTTGCCCAGATAGAAATAGGTTTCACACAGGCGCTCGGCCAGCTCCCGGTTATCCTTCACCCCTTTCACCACGTTGCCCATCAGCTGGGACGCGTTGATCTCACCTGTGTAGAGACGCACCAGATCCCAGTTCCAGGCATCGTCATCGTACTTGTTGAGGCGCTCGCGCATCCGGCTCATGGCCGCAGCGGGATTGAGCTTCTGCTCGGCCAGATAGAGCCAGATCACCCGATAGGGGTCTTCCGGCTGCGCTTCGTAGAAACGCTTCATATCGGCCGCAGCCAGCTCGGGACGGTTACCGTAATAGAGGGCAATGCCGCGGTTAAGGTAGGCATAGTCATAATCGGGTGCCAGCTCGAGGGCTGAGTCGAATGCCTCATAGGCTTCGTCGTAGTTCTGCTGCTGTACCAGATAGACACCGATGAAGTTGTAGGCTTCGGCGAAATCCGGCTTCTCCCGCAGGGCCCGGTTGAAATCGAGACGAGCGAGGGAACGCAAGCCGACGCGATCAAACACCACGGCACGTTCATAGAACAACTCGGCCCGTTGCTCCGTGGTCAACTCCATTTCACTCAGCATCTGCCCGAGTCGGGCGAGCGCCAACTCGCTTTGGTAGGAGACCTGCAGGGGGGTCGCCAATACCAGTGAAGCAGGCTGCGCCTTGGGAACCTTAGGGGTGTTGACATGACTGCTACTGCTGCAACCCCACATGGGGAGCAACAACAGGATACCAAGGAGGTATCCAATCCCTTTCCTGACGTTCAATGAACACTCCGACGCTTACGCTTGACCCCGCATATGGTAAAGGTCAGCCGCCACTTTGTCATGTAGCTGAGCCCCTCTCCATCAAATAAATCAGGATTCGACAGGGTATCCGGCCTCCAGCCAGCCGCGAAAACCGCCGTCAACACTGATTACGTTGCGATAACCCATCTGTTGCAAATTGTCGGCCGCCAGTACGGAGCGAAAACCGCCACCACAATAGAGATAGAGTGTGGTCTCGGGATCCGGGAACAGGGTCTCGATATCCCGCTCAATCACTCCACGACCCAGATATTGGGCTCCGGGCAGATGGCCTTTGGCCCACTCGCTCTCTTCCCGCACGTCGATCAGGTGAAACGTGCGCCCTTCATCCTGCCAGCGCTTGATCTGGTGAACATCGGTTTCGGTGATGCGGGAGCGGATCCCGTCAACCAGCGCCAAAAAACGGGGATTGTGTTGCATGGCAAGCTCCTTTTGTTGACATCATCTGCGTCAGCAAACGACACGCAGAGATAAGAAAAGAGCGCCATTAGGCGCTCTTTCTGTTACGGCAGGATCTCCTGCTGATCCGCGCCCTCTTTCTCTACCTGGGTGGGCAGCATGTGCTCGCGCTTGACGCCGAGGAACATGGCAAACGCACTCGCCACATAGATGGAGGAGTAGGTACCGAAAGCCACACCGATCACCATGGCCACGGCAAAACCGTGGATCAGCGCGCCACCCTTGAGCAGCAGCGCCAGCACCACCACGAAGGTGAGGCCGGAGGTGATGATAGTACGGCTCAGGGTCTCGGTCATGGAGAGATCCAGGATGTAGTCGGTATCCCCTTTACGCACCTTGCGGAAGTTCTCCCGCAAGCGGTCGAACACCACTATGGTATCGTTCAGGGAGTAACCCACCAGGGTCATCAGCGCCGCCAGTACGGTCAAGTCGAACTCGTACTGGAAGTAGGCAAAGACACCCAGGGTGATCACCACGTCATGCACCAGCGAGAGAATGCCGCCCATGGCCAGACGCCATTCAAAGCGCACCGCCACGTAGATCAGGATACAGATGATGGAGGCCAGCATCGCCAGCGCCCCGTCAGTGGCCAGCTCGTCACCGACTGAAGGGCCGACGAATTCGACGCGTTTGAGCACTGCGCCCTCATCGAGCAGCTTGGCCGCCGCAAGCACCTCGTTACCCTGCTGCTCGACCTTGACCCCCTCTTTCGGGGTCAGACGGAACAGCACGTCACGGCTGGAGCCAAAGTGTTGCAGGGTGGCCCCTTCAATCTTCTGCTCTTCCAGAACGTCGTGGATCTTGTCCAGGCTCACCGACTGCTGGAATCCCACCTCGATGGTGGTTCCACCGGTAAAGTCCAGACCCCAGTTCAGCCCCCGATCAAACAGGAAGAACAGGGCTACCACCATCAGCACGGAAGAGAAAACCACACCCGGCTTGGCATAGCGCATAAACGGGATCGGTTTTTCAAAATGTAGAATCTGAAACATCTCTCTATCCTCAGATGGGCAGCTTGTCGATACGCCGTCCACCCCAAGCCAGGTTGATAATGGCACGGGAAACTGTGATGGCAGTAAACATGGAGGCGGTCAGACCAATGCCCAGCGTCAGGGCAAAGCCCTTGATGGCGCCAGTACCGATACCGAACAGGATCACGCAAGTGATCAGCGAGGTCACGTTGGAGTCGGCGATGGTGGAGAATGCCCGATCAAAGCCCAGATGGATGGCTTGCTGAACACCGCGACCGTTGCGGATCTCTTCACGAATACGCTCGTAGATCAGCACGTTGGCATCCACCGCCATCCCCAGCGTCAAGACGATACCGGCGATCCCCGGCAGGGTCATGGTGGCACCCGGGATCATCGACATGATGCCGACAATCAACACCAGGTTCATACAGAGCGCCAGGTTGGCGACCCAGCCGAACGCGCGGTAGTAGATCCCCATGAACAGCACGATCACCAGCATGGCCCAGCCGATGGCTTCCATACCGCTGTCGATGTTCTGTTGACCCAGGCTCGGGCCAATGGTGCGTTCTTCCACGATCTGGATCGGGGCGATCAGGGCACCGGCACGCAGCAGCAGCGCCAGGTTGTGGGCTTCGTTGGCGTTGTCGATACCTGTGATACGGAACTGGCTGCCAAGACGCGACTGGATGGTGGCGACGTTGATCACCTCCTCCTGCTTGCGGAACTTGCGCTTGCCATCCGGACCAGGCTGACCAACCGGCTTGTACTCGATGAAGACAGTCGCCATCCCTTTACCCACGTTGTCCTTGGTAAAGTTGGCCATCTTGTTGCCACCCTGGCCATCCAGCTTGATGTTGACCTGGGGACGGCTGTACTCGTCGAAACCGGACTGGGCACCCACGATGTGGTCACCGGTCAGGATCACCCGCTTGTGCAGTACCACAGGACGACCATTGCGATCGGTATAGACCTTGGAGCTGGGAGGTACTCGCCCTTCCGCGGCAGCCTGAATATCAGCAGCCTCATCCACCATGTGGAACTCCAGGGTAGCGGTCGCCCCTAGGATTTCCTTGGCGCGGGCAGTGTCCTGAATACCGGGCAGTTCAACGACAATGCGCTCGGCGCCTTGCTGTTGTACCAACGGCTCGGCCACACCCAGTTCGTTGACCCGGTTACGGATGATGGTGATGTTCTGCTCCAGGGCGTACTTCTTCACTTCCTTGATCTTGGCTTCGCTCAGACCAGCCAGCAGGATGAACTCATCCCCTTTCTGCTCGGTAGTGAAAGTCAAATCAGGGTTCTGACGACGCAGATGAGAAACGGCGCGTTCCTGATCGGCTTCGTCACGGAAGATCACCTGCACCTGATCACCGACCCGGCGCACGCCGGAGTAACGGATCTTCTGGGTGCGCAGCTCGGCACGGAAATCCTGCACCATCTGCTCTTGCTGCTTGGTCAGTGCTTCGGCCATGTCCACTTCCATCAGGAAGTGCACACCACCGCGCAGGTCAAGACCCAGCTTCAGAGGGGCCGCACCGATGGCTTCGAGCCAGGCGGGAGTGGAAGGTGCCAGGTTGAGTGCGGTAATGAAGTTGTCACCCAGCTTGTTGGCAACAATATCGCGCGCCTTGAGCTGGTCTTCGGTGTTCTTGAAACGGATCAGGATCAGACCGTGCTCGAACGCAGCATGTTTGACCGGGATTTTCGCCTCGTCGAGCGTCTGTGTCACCAGGTCAAGGGTATCTAGCTTGACTTCGGCACCACGGCTGGCAGAAACCTGCAGGGCCGGGTCTTCGCCGTAAAGATTGGGGGCTGCATATAGAAAACCGATGGCGATCACGAAGACCACCATCAGGTATTTCCACAGCGGATAGCGATTCAACACGCTGTGCTCCTTGGGAGATTAAAGGGACTGGATAGAACCCTTGGGCAGAACGGCAGAGACGAAGTCCTTTTTGATGGTGACTTGAGTCTGGTCGTTCAGAGCGATCACCAGGTAATCGCTGTCAGCAGCCACTTTGGCAATCTTGCCAACCAGACCACCGGAAGTGAGCACTTCATCACCCTTGGACAAGGAGCTCATCAGATTGCGATGATCTTTGGCGCGCTTGGCCTGGGGACGATAGATCATGAAGTAGAAGATCAGGCCAAATACGGCCAGCATGATGATCATTTCCATACCACCACCCTGTGCACCCGGTGCTGCGCCTTCTGCATACGCCTTGGAGATAATGCTCATTTAACA
Proteins encoded in this region:
- the nlpI gene encoding lipoprotein NlpI, with the protein product MNVRKGIGYLLGILLLLPMWGCSSSSHVNTPKVPKAQPASLVLATPLQVSYQSELALARLGQMLSEMELTTEQRAELFYERAVVFDRVGLRSLARLDFNRALREKPDFAEAYNFIGVYLVQQQNYDEAYEAFDSALELAPDYDYAYLNRGIALYYGNRPELAAADMKRFYEAQPEDPYRVIWLYLAEQKLNPAAAMSRMRERLNKYDDDAWNWDLVRLYTGEINASQLMGNVVKGVKDNRELAERLCETYFYLGKFELGKGNRKEAISYFKLALSNNVYDFIEHRYALLELELMARKPLPPGAQSKGEQPS
- a CDS encoding rhodanese-like domain-containing protein, with the translated sequence MQHNPRFLALVDGIRSRITETDVHQIKRWQDEGRTFHLIDVREESEWAKGHLPGAQYLGRGVIERDIETLFPDPETTLYLYCGGGFRSVLAADNLQQMGYRNVISVDGGFRGWLEAGYPVES
- the secF gene encoding protein translocase subunit SecF, with amino-acid sequence MFQILHFEKPIPFMRYAKPGVVFSSVLMVVALFFLFDRGLNWGLDFTGGTTIEVGFQQSVSLDKIHDVLEEQKIEGATLQHFGSSRDVLFRLTPKEGVKVEQQGNEVLAAAKLLDEGAVLKRVEFVGPSVGDELATDGALAMLASIICILIYVAVRFEWRLAMGGILSLVHDVVITLGVFAYFQYEFDLTVLAALMTLVGYSLNDTIVVFDRLRENFRKVRKGDTDYILDLSMTETLSRTIITSGLTFVVVLALLLKGGALIHGFAVAMVIGVAFGTYSSIYVASAFAMFLGVKREHMLPTQVEKEGADQQEILP
- the secD gene encoding protein translocase subunit SecD; protein product: MLNRYPLWKYLMVVFVIAIGFLYAAPNLYGEDPALQVSASRGAEVKLDTLDLVTQTLDEAKIPVKHAAFEHGLILIRFKNTEDQLKARDIVANKLGDNFITALNLAPSTPAWLEAIGAAPLKLGLDLRGGVHFLMEVDMAEALTKQQEQMVQDFRAELRTQKIRYSGVRRVGDQVQVIFRDEADQERAVSHLRRQNPDLTFTTEQKGDEFILLAGLSEAKIKEVKKYALEQNITIIRNRVNELGVAEPLVQQQGAERIVVELPGIQDTARAKEILGATATLEFHMVDEAADIQAAAEGRVPPSSKVYTDRNGRPVVLHKRVILTGDHIVGAQSGFDEYSRPQVNIKLDGQGGNKMANFTKDNVGKGMATVFIEYKPVGQPGPDGKRKFRKQEEVINVATIQSRLGSQFRITGIDNANEAHNLALLLRAGALIAPIQIVEERTIGPSLGQQNIDSGMEAIGWAMLVIVLFMGIYYRAFGWVANLALCMNLVLIVGIMSMIPGATMTLPGIAGIVLTLGMAVDANVLIYERIREEIRNGRGVQQAIHLGFDRAFSTIADSNVTSLITCVILFGIGTGAIKGFALTLGIGLTASMFTAITVSRAIINLAWGGRRIDKLPI
- the yajC gene encoding preprotein translocase subunit YajC, whose product is MSIISKAYAEGAAPGAQGGGMEMIIMLAVFGLIFYFMIYRPQAKRAKDHRNLMSSLSKGDEVLTSGGLVGKIAKVAADSDYLVIALNDQTQVTIKKDFVSAVLPKGSIQSL